Part of the Caldisericia bacterium genome is shown below.
TAGAGAGGAGTTTCTTAAAAGGATTTCAAATATAAGAGGGGTCTTTGTTCCAAAATTTGGAATAAAAAAGGTTGAAAAAAGGTATGTAAAGGACCTTGATAAGGCATACTTCCCTGTAAAACCGATAGTCCCCTATACAGAGGTTATTCATGAGAGGGCAGTGGTTGAAATATTCAGAGGGTGTGATAGAGGTTGTAGGTTCTGTATATCTGGAATGGAGAAGAGACCAAGGAGGGAGAGGAGTGTTAAAAATATACTCTCTCTGACGAAAAAGATACTTAAAAATACTGGATTTGAAGAGGTTTCTCTTCTCTCCCTCTCTACATCTGATTATTCAAACATCCTTCCACTGGTTGAAGGTTTGAGGGAGATTACAAAGGATAAAAAGATTTCTGTTTCCCTTCCCTCTCTGAGGATTGATAACTTCTCCCTTCAGATACTTGATATTATAGATACAGGAAGAAAGACAACCCTTACCTTTGCACCTGAAGCAGGGACTGAGAGGTTGAGGAATGTTATAAACAAACCAATTAAGGATGATGACATTTTTTCTGTTGTAGGGGAGGCAGTTAAGAAGGGATGGAGGAAGATAAAGTTTTACTTTATGATTGGTTTACCCACAGAGACCATGGAGGATATAGAGGGGATAGTTGATATTGTAAGAAGGATAAGGATGGAGAATAAAAGAATCACTCTTCACCTCTCCATCAATCCCTTTATCCCAAAGCCATTTACACCCTTTCAATGGGAGAAATTTTTATCAAAGGAAGACTACCTTAAAAAGAGAAATTTTTTAAAGAGGAATATAAAGGGGATAAGACTCTCCTTCAGGACATGGGAAGAATCATTTGTTGAAGCTCTTCTTTCAAGGGGTGATAGAGAATTGGCTAAGGTAATTTACGATGTCTGGAAAAGGGGAGGAAAGTATGAGACATGGAGTGAAAAAT
Proteins encoded:
- a CDS encoding radical SAM protein, whose amino-acid sequence is MLDEKELLSLRKPARYIGEEWNEVKKDWNNKIRVALSYPDFYEVGMSNLGLSILYHLINERKDSLCERVFLPDIDFENLLIKKDIPLFSLESKRPIKDFHIFGVSIQTELTYTNFLNLLYLSKIPIFSKERKDFPVVIVGGPSALNPMPLLPFVDAFVIGEGEEVVGEIIDEFVLDREEFLKRISNIRGVFVPKFGIKKVEKRYVKDLDKAYFPVKPIVPYTEVIHERAVVEIFRGCDRGCRFCISGMEKRPRRERSVKNILSLTKKILKNTGFEEVSLLSLSTSDYSNILPLVEGLREITKDKKISVSLPSLRIDNFSLQILDIIDTGRKTTLTFAPEAGTERLRNVINKPIKDDDIFSVVGEAVKKGWRKIKFYFMIGLPTETMEDIEGIVDIVRRIRMENKRITLHLSINPFIPKPFTPFQWEKFLSKEDYLKKRNFLKRNIKGIRLSFRTWEESFVEALLSRGDRELAKVIYDVWKRGGKYETWSEKFDFSLWKESLKGKEELYRKILDGFPEEEILPWDFIDIGINKGFLRVERKRARMEKVTYPCFGDLKKCTGCGICFRGW